A region of the Romboutsia hominis genome:
ATATTAAAACTTAAATAGGAGGAAAGTTATGTTAAGAGTATCTAATTTAAAAATAAGCATAAATGAAGATATATTAGTATTAAAGAAACTTATATTAAAAAAATTGAAAATAAAAGAAAAAGACCTTATAAAGTACACTATATATAAAGAATCTATAGATGCAAGAAGAGGGAAGATTGATTTTGTGTACACTGTAGATGTAGAGGTTAAAAATGAAGATAAATTAATAAAAGCTAATATAAAAGATGTAATAAAATTAAAAGAGACAAGATATATAGGAGTTCAAACAGGAGAAGTAAAATTAAAGCATAGACCTGTAATAATAGGTAGCGGTCCAGCTGGATTATTTGCAGCACTTTTATTAGCACAAAGAGGATATAATCCACTTCTTTTAGAAAGAGGGTTAGACGTAGACCAAAGAACTAAAGATATATATAATTTTTGGACTAACAGAAAGTTTAAAAATAATTCTAATGTACAATTTGGGGAAGGTGGAGCAGGAACTTTCTCAGATGGTAAGCTTACTACAAGGATAAAAGATATAAGATGTAGAAAAGTTCTAGAAGAACTTGTTAATTTTGGTTCTCCAAACGAAATATTATACTCTCATAAGCCACATGTAGGGACAGATATATTAAAGGGTGTAGTTAAGAATATAAGAAATGAAATAATAAGACTTGGCGGAGAAGTTAAGTTTGATGCTAAGGTTACAGATATTGAAATTGAAAATGGAGAGATAAAATCAGTAGTAGTAAATGATGTGGAAAAAATAGAATCAGAAGTTATAATACTTGCAATAGGTCATAGTGCAAGAGATACTTATAAAATGTTAAATAAAAGAGGTGTAAAAATAATTCAAAAACCTTTTGCTATAGGAGCGAGAATT
Encoded here:
- a CDS encoding NAD(P)/FAD-dependent oxidoreductase, which codes for MLRVSNLKISINEDILVLKKLILKKLKIKEKDLIKYTIYKESIDARRGKIDFVYTVDVEVKNEDKLIKANIKDVIKLKETRYIGVQTGEVKLKHRPVIIGSGPAGLFAALLLAQRGYNPLLLERGLDVDQRTKDIYNFWTNRKFKNNSNVQFGEGGAGTFSDGKLTTRIKDIRCRKVLEELVNFGSPNEILYSHKPHVGTDILKGVVKNIRNEIIRLGGEVKFDAKVTDIEIENGEIKSVVVNDVEKIESEVIILAIGHSARDTYKMLNKRGVKIIQKPFAIGARIEHPQELINKSQYKEYYNHPRLGAADYRLIDHASNGRTAYTFCMCPGGTVIASASNEFEVVTNGMSEHARDQVNANSAFLVNVLPEDFGSDDPLAGVYFQEKYERLAYELGGKNYNAPAQLVGDFLNDKVSTSLGSIEPSYKPGIEFVDLRECLPEFVTTTMKESLISLDKRLNGFAMHDAVLTGVETRSSAPIRIVRDEETLESVNVKNLYPCGEGAGYAGGIVTAAVDGIKCAEKIIMKYSNI